The Oncorhynchus tshawytscha isolate Ot180627B linkage group LG08, Otsh_v2.0, whole genome shotgun sequence genome window below encodes:
- the LOC112255894 gene encoding ras-related protein Rab-9B-like gives MSGKSLLLKVILLGDGGVGKSSLMNRYVTDRFDSQSFHTIGVEFLNRDLEVDGRLVTLQIWDTAGQERFKSLRTPFYRGADCCLLTFAVDDQHSFQNLASWKKEFMCYSDVRDPERFPFVVLGNKVDKEGREVGEDEAQAWCEENGCCPYIETSAKDDTNVGVAFEAAVLEVLAAEDQIDHTLLSSTIDLHGNRKVPRSSCC, from the exons ATGAGCGGGAAGAGCCTGCTGTTAAAGGTGATCCTGCTGGGGGACGGCGGCGTGGGAAAGTCTTCCTTAATGAACCGCTACGTCACAGACCGCTTCGACTCCCAGTCCTTCCACACCATCGGGGTCGAGTTCCtcaacagagacctggag gTGGACGGGCGCCTGGTGACCCTTCAGATCTGGGACACGGCAGGTCAGGAGCGCTTCAAGTCCCTGAGGACGCCGTTCTACCGTGGCGCCGACTGCTGCCTCCTCACCTTCGCTGTAGACGACCAGCACAGCTTCCAGAACCTGGCCAGCTGGAAGAAAGAGTTCATGTGTTACTCTGACGTACGAGACCCAGAGAGGTTCCCCTTCGTTGTCCTGGGCAACAAGGTGgacaaagaggggagggaggtgggggaggacgAAGCTCAGGCCTGGTGCGAGGAGAACGGCTGTTGTCCATACATCGAGACCAGTGCAAAGGACGATACGAACGTGGGAGTGGCGTTTGAGGCAGCGGTACTGGAGGTTCTGGCAGCGGAGGATCAGATCGACCACACATTGTTGAGTAGCACTATCGATCTCCACGGCAACCGTAAAGTACCGCGCTCTTCTTGCTGCTGA
- the plp1a gene encoding proteolipid protein 1a isoform X2, with translation MGCYDCCMKCLGGVPYCSLVATLLCFSGIALFCGCGHQALTETERLIETYFARNLQDYITLAYLIQYFQYVIYGLASFFFLYCIVLLAEGFYTTSAAKQSFGEFRSTLCGRCLSSTFILITYLLAVVWLLVFAFSALPVYFFYNMDATCHTITVLTETPASINQLCIDARQYGLLPWNALPGKACGMTLSTVCKTREFRVTYDLYIAAFAGAGITLLALLTYMVSTTYNFAVLRYLGRKGIGTRC, from the exons ATGG GTTGTTATGACTGCTGTATGAAGTGCCTGGGAGGGGTACCATATTGCTCCCTGGTGGCCACTCTGCTGTGTTTCTCTGGGATCGCTCTGTTCTGTGGCTGTGGTCACCAGGCCCTCACTGAGACGGAGAGACTCATCGAGACATACTTCGCCCGTAACCTACAGGACtacattaccctggcctacct TATCCAGTACTTCCAGTATGTTATCTATGGCTTGGCTTCATTCTTCTTCCTCTACTGCATCGTACTGCTGGCGGAGGGATTCTACACCACCAGCGCCGCCAAGCAGTCCTTCGGAGAGTTCAGGAGCACCCTGTGTGGACGATGTCTTAGTAGCAcg TTTATATTGATAACGTACCTTCTGGCAGTGGTGTGGCTGTTGGTGTTTGCCTTCTCTGCCTTGCCTGTCTATTTCTTCTACAACATGGACGCTACCTGCCACACCATCACCGTCCTGACTGAGACCCCAGCTAGCATCAACCAGCTCTGTATCGACGCCAGGCAGTACG GGCTCTTACCATGGAATGCGTTGCCAGGCAAAGCTTGTGGAAtgacactgtccactgtctgcaAAACCAGAGAG TTCCGTGTGACCTACGACCTGTACATCGCAGCGTTTGCCGGGGCTGGCATCACACTGTTGGCTCTG ctcacCTACATGGTGTCCACCACCTATAACTTTGCGGTGCTGCGGTACCTGGGGAGAAAGGGCATAGGCACACGGTGTTAA
- the plp1a gene encoding proteolipid protein 1a isoform X1: MSCPIGCYDCCMKCLGGVPYCSLVATLLCFSGIALFCGCGHQALTETERLIETYFARNLQDYITLAYLIQYFQYVIYGLASFFFLYCIVLLAEGFYTTSAAKQSFGEFRSTLCGRCLSSTFILITYLLAVVWLLVFAFSALPVYFFYNMDATCHTITVLTETPASINQLCIDARQYGLLPWNALPGKACGMTLSTVCKTREFRVTYDLYIAAFAGAGITLLALLTYMVSTTYNFAVLRYLGRKGIGTRC, from the exons ATGTCCTGTCCTATAGGTTGTTATGACTGCTGTATGAAGTGCCTGGGAGGGGTACCATATTGCTCCCTGGTGGCCACTCTGCTGTGTTTCTCTGGGATCGCTCTGTTCTGTGGCTGTGGTCACCAGGCCCTCACTGAGACGGAGAGACTCATCGAGACATACTTCGCCCGTAACCTACAGGACtacattaccctggcctacct TATCCAGTACTTCCAGTATGTTATCTATGGCTTGGCTTCATTCTTCTTCCTCTACTGCATCGTACTGCTGGCGGAGGGATTCTACACCACCAGCGCCGCCAAGCAGTCCTTCGGAGAGTTCAGGAGCACCCTGTGTGGACGATGTCTTAGTAGCAcg TTTATATTGATAACGTACCTTCTGGCAGTGGTGTGGCTGTTGGTGTTTGCCTTCTCTGCCTTGCCTGTCTATTTCTTCTACAACATGGACGCTACCTGCCACACCATCACCGTCCTGACTGAGACCCCAGCTAGCATCAACCAGCTCTGTATCGACGCCAGGCAGTACG GGCTCTTACCATGGAATGCGTTGCCAGGCAAAGCTTGTGGAAtgacactgtccactgtctgcaAAACCAGAGAG TTCCGTGTGACCTACGACCTGTACATCGCAGCGTTTGCCGGGGCTGGCATCACACTGTTGGCTCTG ctcacCTACATGGTGTCCACCACCTATAACTTTGCGGTGCTGCGGTACCTGGGGAGAAAGGGCATAGGCACACGGTGTTAA